TTCACCAGTTTGTTTCTTTCTGATTTCTCAATTGTGTCTTTGGTGAGAAGTCGTTTTCGATCAATCGATTGTTCTACCTCCGTTACTAATTAGTCGAGCTTTGGACTCCAATTATCGACGTTTACCAGATATTTCTTAGGATACAATGAATTAGCTTCACGAATTTTTGCGTGACAATAAAATGATAGGAAAGCACAAAAATAATGATCCATCAATTATCATCAACAAGATGCGTGTGCCTTCATCTAGACTTGGACTCATGGATGGTATCCAAGGACGGTCTCCACTGCCGGCATCCGCCAACTCGCTTGCTCGTGTTTTCCTCGCTTCCGCCGCTTATCTCCGGGAACACCCTCCTCCCACGACAGTCCTCCTTGCACCGCCGCCTCCGACGACCGACGGCCTCGAGCAGAACCTCCACCTGGCAGTCGGAGAGCCGGGACCCGACCCGGTTCAGGGGCAGCAGCAAGTAGACCGCCCCGGGCAGCAGCTCCTCATCCGCCCGCAATAACCCGGCGGCGCGCCGGGTCCTCAGCGCCTCGTCGGCGCGCGCCACCGCGTGGCCGGGGAACTCCATCATGATCTCTGCGGCGCCGGCGGGGGCCTCGATTGGGTGGAGGACGCCGTCTGGGCCGACGACCTTGGCCGTGGCAGCCGCCTGGATGCACCGGGGAACGCACGACGCTCCGTTGCCCATATTCCTGGTTTAATTTTGAGCTGATCTCCGACTCCTCCGCTAGCA
This genomic stretch from Zingiber officinale cultivar Zhangliang chromosome 7A, Zo_v1.1, whole genome shotgun sequence harbors:
- the LOC121999179 gene encoding uncharacterized protein LOC121999179; this encodes MGNGASCVPRCIQAAATAKVVGPDGVLHPIEAPAGAAEIMMEFPGHAVARADEALRTRRAAGLLRADEELLPGAVYLLLPLNRVGSRLSDCQVEVLLEAVGRRRRRCKEDCRGRRVFPEISGGSEENTSKRVGGCRQWRPSLDTIHESKSR